Sequence from the Mugil cephalus isolate CIBA_MC_2020 chromosome 20, CIBA_Mcephalus_1.1, whole genome shotgun sequence genome:
ACAATGTTCTCCTCTTACCTGTCCTTTGCACATTGCTCTTATCTCTTCTGGACTGGATGTCTGGCCCTCCTTCAGCCTGATGCAGGCACAAACCTGCTCACCCAGCCTCTCATCTTTTACTCCAACCACCTGGGAAGCAGATAACTTAGAGCTACTGCCACAACTGAATAATAGGCCACCTccgtgatgtttttttgtgcaatatTCTCATAGATGCTGTGTTGTTTATAACTACAAAAAGCATTCTGTTCTCCATCAGCTCATTCATTGTTCTTTGCTGCCCTCCAGTGGTATTAGAGCTCACCTGCACCTCCCGGACTTTGGGATGCTTGTAGAGAAATTCCTCTATCTCAGCAGGATAGATGTTCTCCCCTCCTCGGATGATCATGTCCTTAATGCGTCCTTCAATGCGACAGTATCCCAGACTGTTGAGACTGGCCGTGTCACTGTACAGATAAAACTGTTTATGAACATACACCCCTATTTCATGAAatgcttttccttttcctcctttatATTCAGACACAAAATAGCTCTCTAGGGTCATAAGTCCATCTTACCCAGTCCTGTACCAGCGGTCTTGGGAGATGACCTCTTGGGTTTTCTCAGGTTCACCCCAGTACCCGAGCATCACACAGCTTCCTCTGATCATCAGCTCACCTGACGCTCCCAGAGGGACCATCTCTCCCGTAGCAGGGTCCACCACTTTAGCCTACGGTTAAAATGCagatattttagcattttagaaTGCTATGGTGATGTGGAAATAAAAGTCGGTGTGAAAAGAGGGCTATACCTCGGTGTGACTCATGATACACCCCACAGTATTCATCTTCAGCTCGTCTTCATCTTGTGGGAATCCCAGAAATGTGACAGGGCTGTTTTCAGTGGTCCCATAACAAATCTGTCAAAGCATGACATTGGAACTTTCTTATAGAGGGGCAGGTATGGCTCCAACTATTAGTTATGGCAGAGCGGTATTTTAAGAGGTGCAGAAAACATGTTTGCTCACCGTTATCTCCTTCATATTCAtgtctgtttttagttttctcacAATCTCAGGAGGGCAAGGAGAACCCGCCATAAGCCCTTTAATACAGTAGTAAATGTAAAAGGTTGGCCCATGTACTGGTTAATAACAACATGCTAAGTGTGACTTCAAATCTCTTACCAGCTTCAAGTGATGACACATCAAAGTTGTGTGACTCTTGTTGGCTAAGCATATCAGCGTACATGGTGGGAGTGCCATAGACAAAATTGCACCTAGagtaaaagaaagagatggggAAGGTGAATGAAAGTGCCCATTACAATATAGCTGCTCATTTAGGTGATTGAGAATCATACTTTTCTCCCTGGATGGCCTCTAAATTGGCACGGCTGTCGTAGCCTGTTGAAGGGAAAACCAGAGTGATGCCATGAACTGCCATACTCATCCCTCCAAGTACGGAGCCAAAGCAATGGTACAGggggacagacacacacactcgcacctGAGGCTGATGGGGCATATCAAAAACAAGgttattcacatttcattttgtttgtgatTTCTTCAAATCAAAAGACAAATACGGACTTACTCTCGATCTGTAACCCATTCGGAGACCCAGGAAGTATGCATTATTTAGAATATTGTGGTGGGAAAGAGTGGCTCCCTTTGGTTTCCCTGTAGTACCctaacacaaatgaacaagcaATATAACTGATCATCGTTAGAAACATGTCACGCTGTGTAAAAAAGAGACATATTGAAGGTTACCGATGTGAACTGAATGTTGATGGGATCATCGAAGGACAGCTTGTTCTGCAGGTCCATCAGTTCTCCGTGGTGCCGGCTCTCCCCTGCTTGCATCACATCCTCCACATGCAGCATCCCCGGCTGTCTGCTGTCCGTCACAATCACCATATGCAGGTCTGGCACCCTGGCAAATTCAACACAGTTTTTTACGACATTGCAgccagaaaacaaattaaattattttaatacttCAGGACATACAGTATAGTAAATCTATCAAACCTTGCGCTTTTGGTTGCGCCTGCTGGCATTGTGTCAATTTCCGGGCAGATCTCTGTCAGCATCTCACAAAAATTTTGGGTTTTAAAGCGGGTCGGACACACCACTGCTTTACACTGGAcctacacacaacacaaatattcCACACATTCTATCATACAAGCTTGGATCATTTTAGTATGAGCATTATAGGAATATATGCAGACAGTTGTTTAAAACAATAGACTTCTGTGTTCTTTGTTTTGGAAGTAGAATATGTGTGGGTCAATGGAAATACAGAACATTTGTCCTACCTTTTGTAGAGTAAACTCCACTTCTTTTACTTGATAAGCTGGATTCAGCGATACCTGCAAGGATACAGCCCATTCACCTTATTTCTTAGAGAGATTTCCAGAACATACCGTGTGAAATATACATAGACCCTATTCTAGCACTTGCCTGTGCAaacatatttttacttttgctaGTAAATGCATTTCTGATTTCTGTGAAATGCCACAGTTAATGTTCACTCCTTCTGCTGCTGgatacaaatatacacaaattatAACACAATGTATTTCATGCATATAAATGTATGATATAGTGCATGTGTACATGATAAAGTGTAAATGTGGAAATAATGACCTGGTAAATTAAATTACTGTGGTACAGTTATGTAAGCCTAAGCCTCTGAAGTGTTCACTGCCCTCACTCAGTGTTTGGCAACACATGGCTGCTGCCAATGCGATTACACAGTTCCTGGACTGACCAGTATGATTCCGGCCTTGGCTGTAGCAAACTGGAAAAGAATCCATTCATATATGTTTGGTCCCCAAATTCCCAGTCGATCACCTCTCTTTAGTCCCAGAGCAAGGAGGCCTGCGGCCAGCTTGTCAACCTGCAACAATGAACATCACAAACTGTTCACCAAGCCTGGATTAAAAGTTATTAATAACATTCTACGATCCACAAAGGTTTACTGGGGCATGAGAAGATGCaccattttctcctcctttttctgttCTTGAATTCAAGCTTGATATTGTGTTTCTACTTCATTAAAACCTATTATCCTCTATGCATACAACCAGaagattagtttttgtttctttcaaagAATGGTCCAAGAAAACCAGAATTTTTGTCATCAAACTACATTTGATatgttgctgtttctttttGCGTGACTGACAAAGCCGACTAAAAAGAAGCACACGGAATTAATCAACACTGGAAAAAGCCATTGCCTGAATAGTGATACACACATAAAGGCTCCTGAAAACAAGGAGCACCAACAGTGAAACGCACATCTTGCTGAAACTGTACAAAGGTTTTCCGGATGCCCTCCTGCAGAAAGACCACAGCCTCACGCTCGGGCCACCGTTGGGCTGCGGCGTCCAGGCTTTGACCTACAGTCAGGGGGAGCAGTGAGATGGTGGAGGTGCCATGGACATAGCTGCTGGTCACAGAGGGTTTGTGAGGAGGACTGTCCACATGAAGAGACCTGCCATAGAAAAATATGGTTTTCAGGTCAAATTGACCAACAAATCTccacaagaagaaaaatggtacaagtacatttttttttcttaaacttaatgccctttattttctgttattaacACGTGCAAACAAAAAGTCATAATAAAGAACACATGCTACTATGCCCTACACATTTACAGCCTTCGTAAGTTCGACCCACAgctgatctaatctaatgtaatgTCCCATATAATATTATGTTATAATGCAAGCACACATAATCTGTTTGCTCTCACTTTCCCACACTCTTTACCCTGTGCCATGTGCCCACCTGCAAACCACAGCTGTTTATCAGACATTTTCTCTCACTATATACCTTGCACATGGACAAGGGGGTGGGGAAGAAGAGATAAATACCTCCACATCACAGACCAGAATCTTCTAAGATCCAGCCAGAGTCCCTCAGACATATTTGGCTAGGAGTGGACAGACTGAATGGCCACAGCAACTCAGCTGATAAAATAATACGGATGGTTCCAGTACCTACACAGTTTGCACTGAATCATATTGAGGGCATTAAGTCATGCTCTGAGGAGATGATTCCTGACTCAATTCAGAAAATGATTCTGACAAATCTTAAGAGAAGATGTATATTTGGTGACCAATGGAAAGAGATGGGCATCATGCATCTGTATGCCTACTTTGGTATCTTAATCCTGGCTGGTGTTTACAGATCAAGAGTCGATCTGTAACAAAAAAGAATCACTCTTTCATtgttaaacatatattttatcTCTGTTGTTCTTAAATAGAGATAAAGACATTATATGTTAATAGTTGaaaattttatttcagaatTGTTCAAGACATGGGTCACACATAATGCATGACCTGATTGGAGCACTCTCTTGTGATCACATTACTTTTATGCTACAGAATATATAGTACTGTTTAGATGGTAGACCTCTGATTCTAATGAAGATGATAATAATGGTGTATGGTGGCACCATTATTATTCTGTATTAACAACTTCAATCTAAACATGAGCTAATGCAAGAAAATCATAATTTCCAAGAGTCTTTTTTCACTGCATTGTTGATCTTTGAAACAAATAATTAGCAGGAATATCTCTGAGCTCACAGTtacatcagagagagagagaactacAAATGACAAGGAAAATGTTTTCCTGTTCTTTTACCGTTTATGCTTAGCTATATATGAGAAATTCCTacattttttctcagtttttgtaTAAGTTCTTTTTCAACCCCCAAAAAGTTCAGTTTCAATAGTAAAAGTTCCAAAACGTATGtgccatgtgtgtgtgacataatGTCAATTGTGAGGTGTTTGACCTCTGAAACTGAAGCACTGACTTACCGACTCTTCTGGAGCAAAACTGTGCTGCATGGCTTCCATGTCTTGTGCTTTAGACCATCCACATATCTGAGAATATGCATACTAGACCCAAGCATTGAGGAAACTACCCCAGCTGACATTGTTCCACAAGGTCTCTTGCATACAGTTGATTCTGAGCACAGTCTCTTTCTATCTGGGTGGTAAATACCGGTTCATACtgacaaattaaatgatttactCAGGTTGGATTTTACTGCACTATGTGTAATCTTTAACTTCCATCCTCACTGACACAGTGATAACAGTATCGTTGGTAGTAAATTTGGTCAAGAAAATATTAACTGTCAATATAACTATAGCCAACAACATAAGAAattcatcaacaacaaaaagaaaaggtgctGCTATTCAGTGTGGACTGGGAGGACAAACACTGGCACCACATTTGCTTTACAGAACAACATATAGCAATATATTTATTAAGTTGAGCAATATAttcattagtttttctttttggattgACATCTcagcctctttgtctctcttgttTGTCAGAAGGCCTCAACTGAACAAACAACAGAAGCACAAGTCCAAGGTTACATAACAGTTATAgcagattatttattattcgttatggttctttctttctttctttctttctttctttctttctttctttctttctttctttcacttcagTCCTACACCAAAAGCAAGTTGATGCCATTGGTTGTAATATGGCCCCTTTTGAAAGATCTTTGACCTCTCTCTAAGGCCAGTGAGATAGTCTGAACATGAACCAGGAGAATGTGAGCCTATGTCTCAGGCCAAAGTCTCTGTGGATTGCAACCTGGAATTGCAGAACTCTGTCCATGTTGCTAGCCACTCTTGGtgggctgctgtgtgtttgaaatTGTTGGAGTACATACTGAGCAGTGACGTCTTTCAAACTCAAAGAAACAAAGCTTATTATTACTGAACGCTTTGAGTATCCATACTACAGAAAGGAACTATTTAATGGGCAAGGAACCACATATGGTAACTTCTGCACACATTTAATtgtgtccctgtgcctctcagtgaggttaaGAAGCATTtggttttcactcagccagTCAGTAAAGGTTAGTTGCCATGCAATATTCTCAAGTCAAATCCTTGTTAAGTATGGTCTTCTAGGTCCACCTCCacataactgctttattaggtatcatgaagaagtgtcctaaagttgtttaatgtgataatGATGACAAGTGTCATGGCGTGTtttaatggtctaaatacatgtttacatttgtttacctcTTAAGGACAGCAAATCATGTATGGTAAATTCATTCGTCTTgatttttttccatgaaaactagaaatttttaaaattttcgcAGAAGTGAAGAAGTTATGTGAGCCCCTAAAATAACACGTCGgggttgaaattttgaatttccaagtaGTTCAATGCATgttaaacacaaagaagaaagtggactatttcctgtttcttctcAGTCATCATCAGATGGGTCATGAGCTCAGGAGCATGTTAATTCTTTTAATTGTGCAAACTGTATGCTATGCCAGACAAGGTTAATGGCCACGTATCACTTTTAGGAAATCACTAAGCCAGGCAACCTCCAAATGTCTATCTCTGTGTATGGTGTGTGGGAGTAGTAAGAAGGTCACccatttaaagtttgttttttgaaagaCTAGTAGCATgtgatttttacctttttaggttattcttattGTTTGGgggtgttttttgtctttttgtgccacttttattttgttttggggttttttctGGGCGTTTTCTGGGTGTTTCGTGTCCGGCTGTATCGCTGATTGTGGAGTTCGCTGGAGCAGGCGTTGTGTCCATTGGTGTGttccagagatcagctgatAGCACTGTccatgtcccctgagctgcccagGGTGAGGCCTGAGATTTCCACTTAACCGCTGAAGAAGTATtgctggggatgccaggctgaAAGTGAAATAGCGGAGAAGGTTCAGGTCATCGGTGCCATCTGTGCGCATGGGGaacatgaggtctttggcagaAAAATGGACTTTGTGCACTTGATGGCACCCAGAGGGAGTGCATCATAAgaagtgctttgtgttttgagaaGATCTTGGTGcatacactgaaaaaagaaaattgttggaccaatttaaaaaaaaaaaaaaaagtttcttttatgTCTGACAGGAACCCTTTAAATTCAGACTTTGTTAATTTACAACATGTCCtcctttaatctaatctaatctttaaCAGCTGTTAAGTCATTCTGTATTGAAGGCTACCTAAATTGACCACTGAGCAACATCGCATCCTCCTGGCCATTAAAAAGAATGCAGATTTAAGATATTTCCATATTGGCTTCTCTTTTCAGACCCAGAGGTTACACCTACTTTTATATAGTCTATGCatgttctgtttgtctgtgtaaaaCTTTATTGTAGGTGATCCAGGCAGGCTGCAGTGGATGTTCAACGCAATGACCTGGACTCCTATCAGGGTTTCCCATCTTTTCAGTAAACACTTGAGagtcatcacttcatcattgATTCCTTATTCCAGTCCAAAAGTCTTGCCTCGAtgttttcctgaataaaaaaatttgGGTTGACATGTGAAGTTGCTTCTTTAGTAGATGTGAATTATGTATGAGATgtccacaacataaaaacaaggaGGACTCTTGTGGCGATCACTCTCACTCTCATCATCACTCTCTAGTCGGCCGCCTCTGATGAGGACGGTGTATAGAGTGAAAAGCTGAAACACGCCGTGAACCAGAGGTCCACTACTGATGATGCATCCCAAAATTCAACCAAACTTGTTCCCCAGTGAACTCTTGTTTTGAACTCTTGTATGTGTTTGCACAAAGGAAATCAATATCTAATCTTGTACTTTGGAATccatgtaaatattaaatgtagAGCACTCCTTTTATATTTTGCTAAATCCCAACTGCTATTTAACGAAGGTACCCTAAATACCAAGACAGTGCAGAAACAATGAGAGATCACTGCAACTCCAAGCAGAGCTCATCCACCCACAGAGACTTTGGCCTGAGAGATAGACTCAACTTAATTCTCTCTTGACTCTTCTAATTCATGTCCGAACTATCTCACTGGTCTCAGGCCAGAGTTCCCTTCCAAAGCTGGAAGCTAACAACTTGTTAGTTTAATCATGAGCTATGACTGTTACATCACCTCAGCCTTGTGCTTCAGTTGTTTGCTTAAAATTGAGCTGTTTTGACAAACAATATAGACAAACGGGCTGAGAGATtaaccaaagaaagaaagaaaaaggtaaTAGATTGTTTACCATATCAGTTGTTGATCTCTACAGTATGTCTGTGCCTCAGtcaatttattttacagatgttttaataaatacacatgttttaaattttaataatgTCTGTTGTTCTACAATGCAAATGTGGTAGCAGTGTTTGTCCTCTTAGTCCACACTgagtagtttttgttttcagtgtgattAATTTGTTATGGTGTTGGCTTGTTATagtgttgttatgttgttataTTGAGAGGTTAATATTTGCTTGACATATTTGCTAGCAAAGATACTGCTGTCTCTCAGCCAATGAGGATGACTGGAAGTTAAAGATTACACAAAGAGCAGTAAAATCCAACCCGAGTAAATCATTTTTAGTTAGATGCACTCCAGGAGCCAGAGCAGGCAACACTGAATGTTTCTTTAAACTGCTgactaaggctaaggctaaatATGGTGCAATTAATATTCACTTCAGCAGTTATGAAAACCGGTTACATGAATTGGGCACTAAACTTAATGTGGAAATGGTGTGTAAGTCTGCCACAAGTATGTCGGACTCTTTAGTTTTCTCTGGACCCTTCCCAATCTGACCAACGATGACATGTTTAGACCCATGTCATCATTTCATCGGTGGTTATCTAGCTGGTGTCCAGCAAACCACCGTGCCTTCACTGATGATTGGAACACTTTCTGGGGTGAAGCCTAGCCTGATTAAGAgagatggagttcaccccaATGTGATAAGTGCTGCTAtcatctctaggaatttggctaTGGTTGTTAACCCAACAACACTATGACAACAAAATGTTCAGACCAGGAGGCAGAGTTGTAGTCTTACACATTTCTCTGTTGCTTCTCTAGGACTGTCTAGGGGAACCAGCGACAGAGACGTGTTAATGCAGTTAATGCTGGTTCTGAGAGAAAGATGTCAGCTTCAGAACTTGACCACTGAGCAATGGAAGGTGGCTTGGTCTGATGAATCCCATTACTAAAGAACACACTCAGGCTCAGGATGCACTGCGCTGCACTGTGGTCCTGCCATGAATGTGGATGtcactttgacatgtaccacctacctaagCATGTTGGAGACCATGTACACCCTTTTATGGAAACGATATTCTCTGATCGCTGTGGCCTCTTTCAACAGGATAACCTGCTGTACCACACAGCTGGAACGGAGTTTGAGGTGTTGGCTACAAAGTTGATCTCAGTCcaatcaagcatctgtgggatgtgctggacaaaAAAAGGGGTATAATTGAGGTCTATGCCTTGATATACAGCTACTGTATATCCATATAAATACACTGTTAGACATTTCAGAGGATTTTACAGTACTAttactgtatttcattttacagtaacGTAGTGTTACTGTAATTATGTAATATAGTCAGTTATTGTaaacaaactaatttaactGTACACTACTGCAATTCTATctttttacaaatatatatataatgctgaAATTCAACTTAAACTGAAAGAATTGTTTAGAAAGTACAAAATGCTATATTTAGGGGCaacacatttatataataaataataaacagaaactcaTTTGCTTGATTGCAAATACTACTGCAAAATCGAAGTACTTTTACCTATTTCTTTTGTTATTCGTGTGTCCATACTTTTTTTATAAGTATATTTCGGGGCTATTATCCTTAATAGAAAGCACggtgaagacagacaggaaatgggaggcagagagggaggaatgacatgcaggaaaggccGCTCGGTGCGGTATTTGAACCGGGGCCGTCTACTACCCGGTGAGCTAAACACCGCCCCAATGTGTGTCCAtacttttagttatttttagttaagTCTGATTACTTGTCATGACTTGTCGTTACTTTTCAACAGCGTTTTGAAAAATATCATGTTAAGCACTAAAATACTTCCTAACACCGATtatttatgatgtaaatgtttaatttctgcCTTCACTCACTGCAGCAGGTCTACATGTCTCGTACAAGTGAAGGGTCTGAAATTAGCTAATGTGTAGTCAATgcattttttgcaaaaacaagcaaaaactgtttttttccacatgtggccacagaggccacacagcagcctgcagcaacTAAAGTACATCCAATTCTTCAAATGCTACATGGAAACACAGATGAGAAACGGAAGCCTGCTGTCAAGCCTGAACTTACCAGCGCTGGGATCAAGACCAACACTCTACTTCAGATCTCGGAGCTAGAGTTTCACAGAATTCTGGGTGAAGGGACAGAAAAGATCTCTTCAGTGGAGCAAGAAAAGGCTGTTCTAAGAAAAGAGTACCTGGAAGGTACCTGGAGGACCTGGAAAACGGGCCGACCTCCAGCAACATTTACAATCCGCGACTGAGGCCCTtgaggagatggtggaggaggacagcaacatctggaacagTAGATTGAGGAGGAACCaaaaaaggtgaagaagaaaTCGTTGAAGAAGCAATTCCTCAACTTTTTCAGAAGAACTTGAGAGACCCAGCCTCAGCATGACCTCTGTCATAACCACAAGCCtgtcaccccctcctcctccaacccctcccacaaaaataaaaataacaacatatacCAATGTTTACATGTCTCTGTATTGAATCAGCCATCAGTGGATGTATGGGAGTCATGTAGTTTAGTTACTGCTTCTCAAATGAAGATGGTACTCAATCCAATGTAAGATTAATTTATTCCAAGTGTTAGTGAAGGCACTGAGATTGTTTATATAATGTACAATTTCTTAAAACGCTGTAAGCTTTTGGCAAAAACTCAACTATGATCTGACAGAAGAATTTACAGATTTAAATGACACCAATAAACTGAAACAGTTTATTATCAGAGGGGTAAAGGCAGACACttctgttaaaatgtttgtttaattaattaaactctTATTAAAACTAAAGAGTCACCATTACATTATCATCACATTCTGATCTATGTCTtgtacaaaataatattttcatcttcttgttTTAATGGAATTAAAATcgttaagtaaaaaaaagttaaattacaaATTGTTGTTCCATTTGAgttattgtaatttaaaaacaaagggaaaactTCAGCCTCAGACAAGGCCATGGCGGAAACCTTCCATCGGAAGATGGAtaggaaacaagaagaaaatttGGAACTGTTACAAACATTACTGACATCTGTTCTGCAGAGGTCAATCAGTAGTAGAGGTCAATCACAGTAATATACATCTACATGGCTTGTTACAGCACAGAGAAGGTGAAAGAGTTCCACAACACCATCAGCCCAAAGTTTCCCTGTGTGACATGGCAAAAGGTAAAAGGCGCCAAAAGCAACcgttaaaaataaacacagtatcatacatcattttcaaaaaaaatatatagtaatatactgacaacaacaacaacaacaataataataataataataataataataataataataataataataataatagtaattaatattttaattcaattatatttataaagcaTTAATAACTATACTGTAGCTGAAGGCTTTACCtcccattttactttttgaaactccagGAACTACCTCATCTCTTTCATTAACCACTATCTATTTATTAGATAACGAAACAGGAAAAGACTTGATAAGTGATGTACTACACAGTAAAGCAATGGCTACATGTCACCCCTGTTGTACTCGTCTGTTCCTGAAAATTATGCTACAAGGAAATAGGGTTCTTACTTTCTTCACTGTACACTCCAGCAAGATAGCTGCTTTCTTTGGAAAATG
This genomic interval carries:
- the LOC124997380 gene encoding medium-chain acyl-CoA ligase ACSF2, mitochondrial-like; amino-acid sequence: MSAGVVSSMLGSSMHILRYVDGLKHKTWKPCSTVLLQKSRSLHVDSPPHKPSVTSSYVHGTSTISLLPLTVGQSLDAAAQRWPEREAVVFLQEGIRKTFVQFQQDVDKLAAGLLALGLKRGDRLGIWGPNIYEWILFQFATAKAGIILVSLNPAYQVKEVEFTLQKVQCKAVVCPTRFKTQNFCEMLTEICPEIDTMPAGATKSARVPDLHMVIVTDSRQPGMLHVEDVMQAGESRHHGELMDLQNKLSFDDPINIQFTSGTTGKPKGATLSHHNILNNAYFLGLRMGYRSRPQVRVCVSVPLYHCFGSVLGGMSMAVHGITLVFPSTGYDSRANLEAIQGEKCNFVYGTPTMYADMLSQQESHNFDVSSLEAGLMAGSPCPPEIVRKLKTDMNMKEITICYGTTENSPVTFLGFPQDEDELKMNTVGCIMSHTEAKVVDPATGEMVPLGASGELMIRGSCVMLGYWGEPEKTQEVISQDRWYRTGDTASLNSLGYCRIEGRIKDMIIRGGENIYPAEIEEFLYKHPKVREVQVVGVKDERLGEQVCACIRLKEGQTSSPEEIRAMCKGQMSHFKIPHYVIFVDSYPLTVSGKIKKNELKQAMERKLGL